A single Stutzerimonas stutzeri DNA region contains:
- a CDS encoding branched-chain amino acid ABC transporter permease → MNKIVFCFVVALLALLPILWPDPYMLSVVSAAGIMIVAAISLNVLLGFTGQLSLGHAAFFGIGAYSSALLSLGFDVNLFGYLLVVDPKPVWVAFVGGILVAAGFGWLIGKLAFRVRGAYFVIVTICFAQVMRMVALNWVDLTEGPMALVSIPALTLWVPGEGVIKLVSKSATYWLVLTANVLAYLLVARLVLSRFGRAAIALRENETLAKSIGIPVTRYLIVFSVISAGIAGAAGGLYAHTVRIIDPEVFMFIYTITMVIMVIAGGKGTLAGPVIGGIIFGLLPELLRGIVAPEVQWMLYGALMVLLLMFMPKGIVPTFNGLLRRLRGRLGQKKTATSPAKARGANA, encoded by the coding sequence ATGAACAAGATCGTGTTTTGCTTCGTGGTCGCCCTGCTGGCCCTGCTGCCGATACTGTGGCCCGACCCCTACATGCTGTCGGTGGTGTCTGCGGCCGGCATCATGATCGTCGCGGCGATCAGCCTGAACGTGCTGCTCGGCTTCACCGGCCAGCTCAGCCTCGGGCATGCCGCCTTCTTCGGGATCGGCGCTTATAGCAGCGCGCTGCTTTCGCTGGGGTTCGATGTCAATCTGTTCGGCTATTTGCTGGTGGTCGATCCCAAGCCGGTCTGGGTCGCCTTCGTCGGAGGCATCCTGGTGGCCGCCGGCTTCGGCTGGCTGATTGGCAAGCTGGCGTTCCGGGTGCGCGGCGCCTACTTCGTGATTGTCACCATCTGCTTCGCACAGGTCATGCGCATGGTTGCACTCAACTGGGTGGACCTCACCGAGGGGCCGATGGCACTGGTCTCCATCCCGGCGCTGACCCTGTGGGTGCCCGGTGAGGGTGTCATCAAGCTGGTCAGCAAGTCCGCCACTTACTGGCTGGTGCTGACGGCTAACGTGCTGGCCTATCTGCTCGTCGCGCGCCTGGTGCTCAGCCGCTTTGGCCGCGCGGCTATCGCCCTGCGGGAAAACGAGACACTGGCCAAGTCCATCGGCATCCCGGTGACCCGCTACCTGATCGTCTTCTCGGTGATCTCGGCCGGTATCGCCGGCGCCGCTGGCGGGCTCTACGCCCACACGGTGCGCATCATCGATCCGGAAGTGTTCATGTTCATCTACACCATCACCATGGTGATCATGGTCATCGCGGGCGGCAAAGGCACCCTGGCCGGACCGGTGATCGGCGGGATCATCTTCGGTCTGCTGCCGGAGCTGCTTCGCGGAATCGTGGCGCCCGAGGTGCAGTGGATGCTTTACGGAGCGTTGATGGTGTTGCTCCTGATGTTCATGCCCAAGGGCATCGTTCCGACGTTCAACGGTCTGCTCCGTCGCCTTCGTGGTCGCCTGGGCCAGAAGAAAACCGCGACCTCTCCGGCCAAGGCACGAGGAGCAAACGCATGA
- a CDS encoding ABC transporter ATP-binding protein: MSAQLQPTAQHRTDTPLLALSGVTMKISGLVALSEVSLEVQPGQIVSLIGPNGAGKTTAFNVISGYMRPTSGTVRFLDEDITGLSPEQIAARGLVRSFQRTSVFDNCTVFENIQTALHMQGSASLTASILRLPSFRREEAALRERTRDMLEFVGLTRRMDDLAANLSYGDQRLLGVGIALAAQPKLLLLDEPAAGLNPSETDAFKEMIRKVADTGVTILLVEHDMQMVMSISDYIVVLNQGHRIADGGPQAIQNNPDVIRAYLGSGLNSAKA; the protein is encoded by the coding sequence ATGAGTGCCCAGCTTCAGCCCACGGCGCAGCACCGAACTGACACGCCGCTACTCGCCCTGTCTGGCGTGACCATGAAGATTTCCGGCCTGGTGGCGCTCAGCGAGGTCAGCCTGGAGGTCCAGCCGGGTCAGATCGTCAGCCTGATCGGGCCTAATGGCGCCGGCAAGACCACCGCTTTCAATGTGATCTCCGGCTACATGCGCCCGACCTCCGGGACGGTGCGCTTCCTGGATGAGGACATCACCGGCCTGTCCCCTGAGCAGATCGCCGCCCGTGGTTTGGTACGCAGCTTTCAGCGCACCAGCGTGTTCGACAACTGTACGGTGTTCGAGAACATCCAGACGGCCCTGCACATGCAGGGCAGCGCCAGCCTGACGGCGTCGATCCTGCGGCTGCCATCGTTCCGCCGCGAAGAGGCGGCACTGCGCGAGCGCACCCGGGACATGCTCGAATTCGTCGGCCTGACTCGCCGTATGGACGACTTGGCCGCGAACCTCTCCTACGGCGACCAGCGCCTGCTGGGGGTGGGCATCGCGCTGGCCGCGCAACCGAAGCTGCTGCTGTTGGACGAGCCGGCCGCCGGCCTGAACCCCTCGGAAACCGACGCGTTCAAGGAGATGATCCGCAAGGTCGCCGACACCGGCGTCACCATCCTGCTGGTGGAGCACGACATGCAGATGGTCATGTCGATTTCGGACTACATCGTGGTGCTCAACCAGGGGCACCGTATCGCCGACGGTGGCCCGCAGGCCATTCAGAACAACCCGGACGTCATCCGGGCCTACCTCGGATCAGGATTGAACAGTGCTAAAGCTTGA